In a single window of the Nicotiana tomentosiformis chromosome 8, ASM39032v3, whole genome shotgun sequence genome:
- the LOC138897036 gene encoding uncharacterized protein — protein MAEEVKKLTGRVQSVEVGKCAEGLNYEDLCTQPDVELPEGYKPPKFEMFNGTGDPKVHLRTYCDKLVRVDRDERICMKLFMRSLTGDALSWYISKNPKKWVNWLGERIEEGIKSGMVINFEALQATNKALQSRGISKKKEVGAVMVAQGPKSPLTYQTPPPTYQPSPPRYQQPATTYRTYNTQPTYYHSPPTRQNYQKPRSNFDRGPPKQYTPIAEPIDQLYERLKVASYITSIPVVDMENSSQWINQNKTCAYHSSMKGHTVDECRTLKDKIQTLINTKVIQAKEVAPKVRNNPLPDHKGGGVNVIETNEEWDSEGSIGLIQERDNPKTYPVTLTPTVVQTQAPIKVEVATPTPFEVEVITPFTVMVAPTSSYKSNVIPWDYVTKARSKGRAKIEETCAAQGMTRTGRVYTPEHLGGTSKEVASKSPVIETGPDDLWRNMQAREYSVVDHLNKTHAQISILSVLQNSETHRNALMKVLNEAYAPNNITTGEMANMVGAILGEEEEGLIIQTLEKGAILRNWTAAPSRVRQVPG, from the exons atggcagaggaagtcaagaaacttactggcagagttcaaagtgtcgaagtGGGAAAATGCgctgagggtttgaattatgaagatttgtgtactcagccagatgtagaactgccagagggttacaaacctcctaagtttgaaatgttcaacggaactggtgatccgaaggtgcatttgagaacatattgtgacaagcttgtaagAGTTGACagggatgaaagaatctgcatgaagttgttcatgagaagcctcactggagacgccctgtcttggtacatcagtaaGAACCCAAaaaaatgggttaattgg ctgggagagagaatagaagaagggatcaaaagcggaatggtgataaattttgaagcactccaggCCACAAATAAAGCCCTGCAGTCaagaggtatctccaagaagaaagaagtaggtgcagtaatggtagcccaaggtccgaagtctcctctcacataccaaacacctccacccacatatcagccttcacctcccagataccaacaacctgctaCCACTTACCGTACCTATAATACCCAACccacatactaccactcaccaccaacccgccaaaactaccaaaaacctagatcAAATTTCGATCGCGGACCACCcaaacaatacaccccaattgctgaacctatagaccaactgtacgagagactgaaggttgctAGTTATATCACTTCCATTCCCGTTGTTGATATGGAAAACTCCTCCCAGTGGATTAATcaaaataagacatgtgcctatcactcaagcatgaagggtcatactgttgatgagtgtcgtactttgaaggataagattcagacattaattaataccaaagtcatacaggcaaaggaggttGCACCCAAagtccgtaacaatcctctcccggatcacaagGGTGGAGGagtaaacgtgatagagaccaatgaagaatgggactcggaAGGGTCGATTGGACTCATCCAAGAAAGGGATAATCCTAAAACAtatccagtcactctcacaccaactgtggtacaaacccaggcaccaattaaagttgaggtagctacaccaactccatttgaggttgaagtaataaCACcattcaccgtgatggtagcacctacatcgtcttataagtctaatgttataccatgggattatgttacgAAAGCAAGAAGTAAAGGAAGGGCAAAAATAGAAGAAACATGTGCAGCGCAgggcatgaccagaactggtagggtttatacacccgagcatctgggaggaacgagcaaagaaGTTGCATCTAAATCAcctgtcattgagactggcccAGACGACCTTTGGAGAAATATGCAAGCAAGGgaatattctgtggttgatcatctcAACAAAACCCatgctcaaatatccattttatcagtACTGCAAAACTCCGAGACACATAGGAATGCCCTAATGAAGGTATTGAATGAAGCTTACGCACCCAACAACATCACCACTGGAgaaatggccaacatggtagg tgcgatacttggggaggaggaggaaggccttatTATTCAGACCTTGGAAAAGGGAGCTATTCTcaggaactggactgctgcaccatcaagggtcCGCcaagttcctgggtag